The Cytophagia bacterium CHB2 genomic sequence TCACCGAGCTGCTCTCAGATTTCCGCTTTTCAACTTGTCCGGGATTGGCATCAGGTTTTGGGAGGCAAAGCCACCGGTGATTTTGAGAGAGATTGCGGCAACCGGACTCGCCTCTGCTGCTTCAATGCCAAGGCCTTCAGCAAGAACGACGCAATCTCGCGCACGGCATCACGATCAAAACGCGGAACGCTCAACCCGCCAGGATCGTCACCCACCACGGCCAACAACTGGCGCTGATCGCGGCATTTCAACTCCGGACTGAAGCCGCTGCGATAGACTTCAAGACAGGGATAATCCGAATACCGAAAGCCCTCAGCGATGACAAGATCGAGCTGGCGCGGCA encodes the following:
- the mobB gene encoding molybdopterin-guanine dinucleotide biosynthesis protein B; the encoded protein is MSQSPVVLTIVGYSGAGKTTLIEKLIPALRKRGIRLAVIKHTSHHHEFDKPGKDSHRLRQAGAEAVVVSSPKMVAMFREVEREWPIARLLRHLPRQLDLVIAEGFRYSDYPCLEVYRSGFSPELKCRDQRQLLAVVGDDPGGLSVPRFDRDAVREIASFLLKALALKQQRRVRLPQSLSKSPVALPPKT